One genomic window of Thermodesulfobacteriota bacterium includes the following:
- the selB gene encoding selenocysteine-specific translation elongation factor, with translation MKHVILGTAGHIDHGKTSLVKALTGVDTDRLKEEKERGITIELGFTFLDLPSGIRLGIIDVPGHERFVKHMVAGAWGIDLVALVIAADEGVMPQTREHLDICRLLRVKKGLIVLSKIDLVDPELMEIVREEISDVVKGTFLEGAPILPVSSVTGEGLPLLISVLDELAKGVEERPADGLFRLPVDRVFVMKGFGTVVTGTVVSGNILLGETVEILPLGKEAKVRTIQVHNQPTEKAEAGQRAAINLQGLEASEINRGDVLVRPKTLDTTRTVDVYLEHLPNATKPLKHRTTLRFHIGTNLATATIYLMDREELPPGEATFAQLRLDRPIVALPQDRFVIRGSSAIQTCGGGVILDNHPEKHKRFSGSVIADFTLLKDGQPEEVLRFYLERAGEGGIALEDLQKRVSLPPRKVQELLKTLVDRGELLLIDPEKFKVIDLRHYQGLQKMVLDQLKDFHQRFPMKIGLAKEELRTKLPPTVDVRLFQILLNELIRTQRITLEKDKIRLAGHRVSAVDDRGLVQRVEGAVLKGGLQPPSPRELAELWSLEEKEVLEVFERLSHEGTLVKIRSGIYFHRQPFENLKENLVQFLKEHKEITTPQFKEMAGASRKFVIPLIEYFDQTKLTLRLGDKRVLRASREP, from the coding sequence ATGAAGCACGTCATCCTCGGAACGGCAGGACACATAGACCATGGTAAGACCTCGCTGGTGAAGGCCCTCACCGGTGTGGATACCGACCGGCTGAAGGAAGAAAAGGAGAGGGGGATCACCATTGAATTGGGGTTCACCTTCCTCGACCTGCCCAGCGGGATTCGTCTCGGGATCATCGATGTCCCTGGGCACGAGCGATTCGTCAAGCATATGGTGGCAGGGGCCTGGGGAATCGATCTGGTGGCGTTGGTCATCGCCGCAGACGAAGGGGTGATGCCCCAGACCCGAGAACACCTCGACATCTGTCGGCTCTTAAGGGTTAAAAAGGGCCTGATCGTTCTCTCGAAGATCGATCTGGTCGACCCTGAGTTGATGGAGATCGTGAGGGAGGAGATTTCGGATGTGGTAAAAGGGACCTTCCTGGAAGGCGCGCCCATCCTTCCCGTATCCTCCGTCACAGGGGAGGGGCTTCCCCTCCTCATCTCCGTTCTCGATGAGCTGGCCAAGGGGGTTGAAGAACGGCCCGCGGATGGACTTTTTAGGCTGCCGGTCGATCGGGTCTTCGTCATGAAGGGGTTCGGGACCGTTGTCACAGGCACCGTCGTATCAGGCAATATTCTCCTTGGGGAGACGGTCGAAATCCTCCCTTTGGGCAAGGAGGCCAAGGTCAGGACGATCCAGGTCCATAACCAACCCACCGAGAAAGCAGAAGCGGGGCAGAGGGCGGCCATCAATCTCCAAGGGCTTGAGGCTTCCGAGATCAACCGCGGAGACGTCCTGGTGAGGCCCAAAACCCTCGATACCACCCGGACGGTTGATGTCTACTTGGAGCACCTCCCGAACGCCACCAAACCTTTGAAGCACCGGACCACCCTGCGATTCCATATCGGCACGAATTTGGCGACCGCTACGATCTACCTGATGGACCGGGAGGAACTGCCCCCGGGCGAGGCGACCTTCGCCCAGTTGAGGTTGGACCGGCCGATCGTGGCCCTCCCTCAGGACCGGTTTGTCATACGGGGCTCCTCTGCCATTCAGACCTGCGGAGGAGGGGTCATCCTCGACAACCATCCCGAAAAGCACAAACGTTTTTCTGGAAGCGTGATCGCCGATTTCACCCTCCTCAAGGATGGCCAGCCGGAAGAGGTCCTCCGATTCTACCTCGAACGGGCGGGCGAAGGGGGGATTGCTCTGGAGGACCTTCAGAAGCGGGTCTCCCTACCTCCAAGAAAGGTTCAGGAGCTCCTGAAGACCCTGGTGGACAGGGGAGAACTCCTGCTGATCGATCCCGAGAAGTTCAAGGTCATCGATCTTCGACACTATCAGGGGCTTCAGAAGATGGTTTTGGATCAGTTGAAGGACTTTCACCAGCGATTTCCGATGAAGATCGGATTGGCGAAGGAAGAGTTGAGGACGAAACTTCCGCCGACCGTGGATGTCAGGCTCTTCCAGATCCTTCTGAATGAACTGATCCGGACCCAAAGGATCACCCTCGAAAAGGATAAGATTCGACTGGCCGGGCATCGGGTCTCTGCTGTAGACGACCGAGGGCTGGTCCAGAGGGTGGAGGGAGCGGTTCTGAAAGGGGGGCTACAGCCCCCATCGCCCAGGGAATTGGCCGAGCTTTGGTCCTTGGAGGAGAAGGAGGTCCTCGAGGTCTTCGAGCGCCTCTCTCATGAAGGGACCCTGGTCAAGATCAGGAGTGGGATCTACTTTCACCGCCAGCCCTTCGAAAATTTGAAAGAGAACCTGGTCCAATTTCTAAAAGAGCATAAGGAGATTACGACCCCCCAATTTAAAGAGATGGCGGGCGCCTCGAGGAAGTTCGTGATCCCCCTCATCGAATATTTCGATCAGACCAAATTGACGCTCCGCCTGGGGGATAAGAGGGTGTTGAGGGCGTCCAGAGAGCCTTAG
- a CDS encoding HU family DNA-binding protein, whose translation MTKADFIAAVGKEANVSKATAEKVINASTAVLTKLLKKGDRLSLPGFGTFSVTKRKARLGRNPQTGKEIKIPAVKVPKFKPGNILRKAVK comes from the coding sequence TTGACCAAGGCAGATTTCATCGCTGCAGTCGGGAAAGAGGCAAACGTTTCGAAGGCAACCGCTGAAAAGGTGATCAACGCCTCGACCGCGGTCCTGACCAAACTTCTCAAAAAAGGAGACCGGCTTTCCCTGCCCGGATTCGGGACCTTTTCAGTGACCAAAAGGAAGGCGAGACTGGGGAGGAACCCACAGACCGGGAAGGAGATCAAAATCCCCGCGGTAAAGGTTCCAAAGTTTAAACCCGGAAACATCCTTAGAAAAGCGGTCAAATGA
- a CDS encoding HDIG domain-containing protein, which produces MIPTREDCLRLMVERGMLGNIFDHSLVVARVALFLSVRLNRKGQRLDLSLVEAAALLHDLTKTECLRTKEDHALTGSRVLKEMGYHRLGEVVAAHIHLSKPMDPYRVSEEEVVNYADKRVRHDQIVSLEERFEDLKGRYGMNERAIELLDALKEATFAVERKIFSFLEMDPDRLEAYLCEEQ; this is translated from the coding sequence ATGATCCCGACCAGAGAGGACTGCCTGAGATTAATGGTCGAGAGGGGGATGCTGGGAAACATCTTCGATCACAGCCTTGTCGTGGCCCGGGTCGCCCTTTTCCTTTCCGTCCGGCTGAATCGCAAGGGGCAGAGGCTCGACCTCTCCTTGGTGGAGGCCGCGGCCCTGCTCCATGACCTCACCAAGACGGAGTGTCTTCGGACGAAAGAGGATCATGCCCTGACGGGTTCAAGGGTCCTGAAGGAGATGGGATACCATCGGTTGGGGGAGGTGGTGGCCGCGCACATCCACCTCTCCAAACCCATGGATCCCTACCGGGTCTCGGAGGAGGAGGTGGTCAATTATGCCGACAAAAGGGTCCGGCACGATCAGATCGTCTCCCTTGAAGAGAGGTTCGAGGATCTGAAGGGTCGCTATGGGATGAACGAAAGGGCCATTGAGCTCCTGGATGCCCTGAAAGAGGCCACCTTTGCGGTCGAGCGAAAGATCTTCTCCTTTCTGGAGATGGACCCGGATCGCCTCGAAGCCTATCTCTGCGAGGAGCAATGA